DNA from Toxoplasma gondii ME49 chromosome X, whole genome shotgun sequence:
TGCGGTTTCCGGACGTCCCGCAGACTGCCTCCAGAAGCCGCGGTTTTGTCCGCCGCGACGAAAGCGTTTTCCCTGCGTTTTGCCACATCCACATCCTTTACAGGACTTCGCTTGAGTTTTGCCGCGGCGCTTCTGCGAGCAGCGCGGGTTTCGCCGACTTCGTTTTTCCCTGtacgcctcttcctcgccaccGTTTGACAGCCTGCCGGGGGTGCCGGAGTCTCAGTTCAAGTTCTCACGCTGAGTTTCGACAAATCCGGCGACGGGAGCTGCGGTCGTCTTCTCCCATCCTTCCCGGCGGGCCTGCTGGCCGACGGGCGCGAGACAGCTTCGCGCCTGCGAAGCCTCCGCCTGCGTCTTGCTTTGAGGAAATCGCGGCGGACGACAACGcggggagaaggagcagTCCGGCGGACAGAGCCAACCATAGAGACAGCTCTGAAAatcagagagaaggacgaggaaggctCCCCGTCTCTCCGGAGACCgcgcgaggaaacagagaggccAGCAGGTGTTGGGAGCGAGGCACATTCGCTGCGCGACACCCAGCGGTGACGTCTCAGCCTCACGAAGACTTACACGGTTCCCCGTATCCCCAGGCGCCTTTGGAGGATGCATCAGGACGTTCCTCGGCCGCCGACGGGTCTGCGTCCACTTTTCGTCCTCCTCGGGGCTCCTATTCAGCGTCTTCCACTTCAGTTCAcacctcttcgtcctcgccttcttctccatcctcctcccctcctgtctcgtctcctgcttccgcttctgcctctccttcttgcgttgcttctccttcctctccctcgcccggttttccgtctctctcatcttcgATAGCTGAGTCAACTTCTCGCCGAGTGTCGTCGTGCTTTGCACAGCCTCAAGAGTTCTGCGGGGTCGTGAAGCTCGCGAGGAAAGCGGCGACGGAGGCGGCGTCTGTGGGCCGTCTGTCCGGCGCGGCGCGTCAGCAGCGCGAACTCGAGGTGTCTCTGTTATGGAGACAGTTGGAGCAGCAGGTGCTCGGCGAGGGGCTGCTGCCACTCCAGTTCCTCGCGCCGTCTGAACTCTCGCTACTCCTCAGTTGGTGCGCTCGCGGTGggtttttctcgcttccactttttctgAAAGTCGCAGAAATCGCGGCGCCTCAGCTCCCCCTGTGGCCTGCCCGAGATGTGCAGACACTGCTTCTTGCGGTCGACCGATTCGTGGCTGCGCATGGCCTGCAAGAAGGGGATAAACGGCTTCACGGCGGAGGGGCAGCAGggccagaagaggaaggacagggaggcgagggaggcgagcgaggagaggaaggtgggtgggagaagagaagacgtaGACAGACGCTTCAGACAAACGCGAATCGCTCCAGAGATGAAGAGGCAGTCGCAGCATCCACCGTGGAAGCGGGTGTGAGCGCAGAGCTACCGCAGTCGTCCCCTCACGTGGTTTCTgcgcctgcgtctcgtcCTTCTGCGTCGGTGTCTCATGCATCTTATTCTatcgcttcgtctccttgttcatcggcttcgcctctctgttcttcctcgctgtgtGGAGAGGAGGGCGAAGCGCCCGCTGCGGTGCGTGCCGGTCGTCTGCTCTTCACTGCGGGGTTTCAACACCTCCTGGCTCACTTGCCCGCGTATCGGCCGCGCCACCTCCGAAACCTGTTCGATGTCTTCATCGCTCACGAGGCGCTTCTCGCCCCAGAAGCCCTCGACGCGGATCGAGAAGCCTCAGGTGTACCTGCATCTGACGGCAGGACTCGGAGACTGGCGTCGCCGCCGGGGGAGCGCGGCAGACAGGAGATGGAGACGCTGGAGCAAAGCGAGGCCGACGAGAAGGGTCGGATGAATTCACGAACTCTTATCCGCCTCGCCAGAGCTGCATCGACGTCTGTAGATCCCAAtcagagacgggagaagccTCCCGGTAGCTGCTCGTTCACAGCGGGGGTCTCTGATCAGACaccttgctcttcttcttctccgggcGTTTCCCTTCCGTTTCAACTCGCAAGGGAAGTGGCAGCTCGCGCccaccttctttctccggcgGCGCTGTGCGAAaccgcctttttcttcttcactctctcctcCCGAGGCAAAACCTACTCGATGTCTCTCCCCGCCGCAGCGACCTTTCCAACGCGCTTCCCacccctttctccttctttgtcCTCTGTTCTGTCTGAAGACCTCTCTCATTCGTCTCCCTGTCCAgatccctcttcttcctggtcctctgcatcttctgtcgctgcctccttcgcatcactttcctcttcttcttcgcttgcaGAGCTCGCGATGGCTGTGGGGACGCTGGTAGCTCGCCGGCTCCTGGAGGCCTCCGCGGCGCAGCcgccgagaggcgaggacgggaaggagcagaagacaggGGAGATGAGCGTCGGCCTCGGAGCCGCGACGATATCGCCACTGCCTCCTTCGAGTCTTCTCAGAGTCCccacagaagacgcgagcCAGCCCCGTAGGAAAGGGCGTTCCGATCCTGAGGCCTTTGCCTTCAACGCGCCTCCCAAGGTCCACAGCAGTTCCGAAGGCGCAtgggagacaggaggaagagggcgAAGCAGACCCAGCGGCGATGGCGAAGCGAACGCAACGCCGGACGCCTCCGCGCTTCGACCTGTAGACGGCGAAACGTACGCGAAGGCTGCGCATGTGTTTTGCCGACTCGCCTACGCCGCGGAAAAGCGAGCGAGTGAGGCTGAGACACGAGCCCGCCGTCAAGGacgagaagatggagagacagtggAAGCGACCAGACGCTTCTGGAGGCATTTTCTCCACATCTGGCTTCTTCCCCACTTGCGAGCTGCTCTGGCCGAGCAGCAGAGCCTGGCGCGCCTGTTGCTTCAAATCCACGAGCGGAAACGTGTACCTCGAACTCCCGCTCGCGTCCCTTTTTCAGGTGGCGCATGCACCCccagttcttctcttgcAACTTCGGCGGCTCTGCAGccgcttcctttctccgcaACGTACCTGGGCATGGTCGCTAACGCTCTCACCTTCTgccccttctctccctgtctcccttcaCCCTCGCATCCATCTGttacttctttctctgcttccgcttcgtcctcttcttccgactTGTCTTTCcattctctgccttctgaagcctctttttctgcctcttctgtctcttgttctccgcATCCTTCATCTGCGTTTACCGCTTCTTCGacctcttctgctccccatagtttctcttctgctcgcgatctcgtgtctgtttcttcttcgtcggagCTGCTTGGGCTCGTCTGGCGCGAGTTGCTGAGCCCTGCAGTGTTGCGCGTGGCGTCCCAGGAGATTCTTTTGCGGTCGCTGGCGTTGATggctgcggcggcggcgcgtTGCAGGGCCTTGCgtgagagcgagaggacgcGGGTGTTCGAGGAACTTCTGGACCCTGCGTTGCGGTGTCTGGACCGCGAAgcgaacgaggaaagaaggcgacagatacacgctgagaaaaagagaaaaaacacaaagaacGCGACGGCTGCGGGACTCCCAGAAAAGCTCCTAGCGGATGCGTTCGCCGCGGTGTTTGCAAgctccccttcttcgtcctctttctttttaACCAATGCGGGGCTTCCCCACCTCTTCTACCTCCTCTGCGCGCGAGTCGACAACTCTCTCGAGGTGGTCCCCTTGGACATTCTCGTCTACATTCTTCGTGCCTTCTCCAATGTGTATGTGACCCTCGGCTCTCCCCAGCTCTGTTCttcgcctgtgtctccttctctctctccttcttcgctgtctcctgcttcttccgtctcgtcCTGTTTCCCTGCGTCTTcccgcctgtctccgtctgagACTGGGGTGAGTTCGGCGCATCTGCCTGGGCTTCAGGCCGCCCTCTTGGGGCTTTTTcagcgtgcatgcaacacGCGCCTCAGGGCGGCCTTCCTGTCTGTGGACGCGACCGTTTCTCTGCGGACTTCGTCTCTGAgaggttcttctcttcagccgGCTGCTCGCGAGGCTTCGCTGGCCTCCGCTTCTGGCCTCTCACCTGactgtttgcatgcgcttttagctgcatgcacgcgtttCGGGAAAGTGCCTGTCGAGCTCGTTTGCGCGATAAACAGAGAACTCACGGGCTTCGCGGCGCCTGTGCCGCGGCCGCCCGCCGCCGGACGCCCCCAGGGGCTGCGTTTTGTTCGGACCCAAGGCGATTCGGTGCAGCATGTCGCCGCTGCTCGCCGTGCGATCGTCCGCTCCCTCGCCCCCCCGACAGTTCCTCTCAGTCATGTGTTAACGGCGCTTTCTgcgctctctcgtcttccgttCAGACGACGATTCTCTCCCCAGTGGGAGGCTCTTGAACAGGCTCTCATCTTCCACCTTGAACAGTCGTCGCCGTCGTGTGTtcattcttctccttttccttcttgtcctccttctcctctctcttcttctcctgcgctTGCTACTGCTGCTTCCGCCGACCTCGCAGTTTCTGCTGCCTCAGGCGGGCCTTCACTTCTTTCGCTCGGCGACTTGACACGCGCTGTGCAGacgttcgcc
Protein-coding regions in this window:
- a CDS encoding hypothetical protein (encoded by transcript TGME49_227300); protein product: MRRKAWSLLSLPAGGAQPRRAQRRSGAGPFFVWGDVRNQRRRQRSGIEGSSLSRSFSANVSGRQSRTEVQEGVPKMDESSRSSRSSLLRSRTAAPPADALTPPANCPATLRFPDVPQTASRSRGFVRRDESVFPAFCHIHILYRTSLEFCRGASASSAGFADFVFPCTPLPRHRLTACRGCRSLSSSSHAEFRQIRRRELRSSSPILPGGPAGRRARDSFAPAKPPPASCFEEIAADDNAGRRSSPADRANHRDSSENQREGRGRLPVSPETARGNREASRCWERGTFAARHPAVTSQPHEDLHGSPYPQAPLEDASGRSSAADGSASTFRPPRGSYSASSTSVHTSSSSPSSPSSSPPVSSPASASASPSCVASPSSPSPGFPSLSSSIAESTSRRVSSCFAQPQEFCGVVKLARKAATEAASVGRLSGAARQQRELEVSLLWRQLEQQVLGEGLLPLQFLAPSELSLLLSWCARGGFFSLPLFLKVAEIAAPQLPLWPARDVQTLLLAVDRFVAAHGLQEGDKRLHGGGAAGPEEEGQGGEGGERGEEGGWEKRRRRQTLQTNANRSRDEEAVAASTVEAGVSAELPQSSPHVVSAPASRPSASVSHASYSIASSPCSSASPLCSSSLCGEEGEAPAAVRAGRLLFTAGFQHLLAHLPAYRPRHLRNLFDVFIAHEALLAPEALDADREASGVPASDGRTRRLASPPGERGRQEMETLEQSEADEKGRMNSRTLIRLARAASTSVDPNQRREKPPGSCSFTAGVSDQTPCSSSSPGVSLPFQLAREVAARAHLLSPAALCETAFFFFTLSSRGKTYSMSLPAAATFPTRFPPLSPSLSSVLSEDLSHSSPCPDPSSSWSSASSVAASFASLSSSSSLAELAMAVGTLVARRLLEASAAQPPRGEDGKEQKTGEMSVGLGAATISPLPPSSLLRVPTEDASQPRRKGRSDPEAFAFNAPPKVHSSSEGAWETGGRGRSRPSGDGEANATPDASALRPVDGETYAKAAHVFCRLAYAAEKRASEAETRARRQGREDGETVEATRRFWRHFLHIWLLPHLRAALAEQQSLARLLLQIHERKRVPRTPARVPFSGGACTPSSSLATSAALQPLPFSATYLGMVANALTFCPFSPCLPSPSHPSVTSFSASASSSSSDLSFHSLPSEASFSASSVSCSPHPSSAFTASSTSSAPHSFSSARDLVSVSSSSELLGLVWRELLSPAVLRVASQEILLRSLALMAAAAARCRALRESERTRVFEELLDPALRCLDREANEERRRQIHAEKKRKNTKNATAAGLPEKLLADAFAAVFASSPSSSSFFLTNAGLPHLFYLLCARVDNSLEVVPLDILVYILRAFSNVYVTLGSPQLCSSPVSPSLSPSSLSPASSVSSCFPASSRLSPSETGVSSAHLPGLQAALLGLFQRACNTRLRAAFLSVDATVSLRTSSLRGSSLQPAAREASLASASGLSPDCLHALLAACTRFGKVPVELVCAINRELTGFAAPVPRPPAAGRPQGLRFVRTQGDSVQHVAAARRAIVRSLAPPTVPLSHVLTALSALSRLPFRRRFSPQWEALEQALIFHLEQSSPSCVHSSPFPSCPPSPLSSSPALATAASADLAVSAASGGPSLLSLGDLTRAVQTFAFALREPPVALLAAVPPVLGPQVAQVFAKPAAENLEETREGTIGARTEEEREGGLSGNVSDAQSSQSPMREKDGYSTTQAGNADAPIKEEEEARGDTEGKQGKRSRAGGEQGRAEGCDSLGESRGGANDETRMLESLGDAGAEAAETSLEMVCMNTRKTLESLVRLDSQTRGVPRKLSVEFEGDSGEKCLADQGRPNLTYSLEEDPFWKLTEHTLTAFMKLLSLPFISPPRPSVVRTPDVQRSETLPGSTSTAGGDAATAAAPGSATFGTLSLSSSRDLPFSPSSSAALPLHCSLTSPFSLSTRSAAKADSSVGPASSVCSRSSSQEADRPVSAQWNLDRLRTVWHPHGVNTIGDAASCATLLLYPPVFFSAFKWWRNLRALERLTSTSSTDGLHLEALCSPDSSSSHPDSSAVKQQTESNETPSLRSSRTEAEQTAKATLKEAGLDSEKAPGVEAEAKRATETQREMPVLATGQVVIEVGEDGEEELHARKNRREDGMVTACQTPTNVNATRLSSAGVPAVVSASSSASSLSAAADSPSTSSSVGPVAGPRSWTSISSVPSAFPLREVDHVRTARFLCCIVVGIFDGLLPSNGASESPDGSTNSLSCSAFPQSASASPSSSPSSASSVSSSSASSSRRVAQLLALMEKNEVLVLECLRVAAKAVDESETRRRAACEGDARRRDTPEVQHGACGLRRGSEGALVGAPTARVINASFCQTGRRSAENERREEEISLIKDEKREEEERKQVASLQFHDEKEEARNPPLKTQTSIVETVEKIALLGWKCNTDFVVHEEVHSMLFTIDILLTPRKPSDAPL